One part of the Paracoccus sp. MBLB3053 genome encodes these proteins:
- a CDS encoding AI-2E family transporter, with the protein MFPSLPRSPDTKVPKVANWAVIGIFVVLLFSFVAQARDFLMPVTLALLLFFVFVPFRRLMERWGLGAGLTATIVSLGLVIALAVIGLLVSGPVSRLIDNAPQIGARLEYRMSEIRQNFAGIERAAKKIDEITGGGKTAPDDDPANADSARSRPASPVSDVMSTVTGTVTSVPAPGTPQPPDQHIQVEVTPAPASSTLGSLMDLGPAVLSQIIFTLFLLFFMISSGDLLYLKIVQSFDRMRDKRAAYLALREIEDRLGAYLGSITLINAGLGVAIGLAMWAWGMPSPVLFGLIGFLLNFIPYIGAVCGVAIASVVGLFVFDDLFTPLMVAATYLALTAIEGQLVTPYFVSRKLQLNTVVVFLTVALWAWLWSVLGMIVAVPLLVVIRVLADHIPGLEKFGNFLAGEHPPALADEDEEEARELVDAAEETDNLEEAKAATQQFSTTGR; encoded by the coding sequence ATGTTTCCGAGCCTGCCACGCTCGCCAGACACCAAGGTCCCGAAAGTGGCGAACTGGGCGGTGATCGGGATCTTTGTCGTCCTGCTCTTCAGCTTCGTCGCCCAGGCGCGTGATTTTCTCATGCCGGTCACACTGGCCCTTCTGCTGTTCTTCGTTTTCGTTCCCTTCCGCCGCCTGATGGAACGCTGGGGCCTTGGTGCGGGACTGACCGCCACCATCGTCTCGCTGGGGCTTGTGATCGCCCTTGCGGTCATCGGGCTGCTGGTCTCTGGCCCGGTCAGCCGTCTGATCGACAATGCGCCGCAGATCGGTGCGCGGCTCGAGTACCGCATGAGCGAGATCCGCCAGAACTTCGCAGGCATCGAGCGCGCGGCCAAGAAGATCGACGAGATCACCGGAGGCGGAAAGACCGCGCCGGACGATGACCCGGCCAATGCGGATTCCGCGCGCTCGCGGCCCGCGTCCCCGGTTTCGGACGTGATGAGCACGGTGACGGGAACCGTGACCAGCGTGCCTGCCCCCGGCACACCTCAGCCGCCCGATCAGCACATACAGGTCGAGGTCACCCCCGCCCCGGCCTCATCGACGCTCGGCAGCCTGATGGATCTTGGCCCCGCCGTGCTGAGCCAGATCATCTTCACGCTGTTCCTGCTGTTCTTCATGATCTCGTCGGGTGACCTGCTCTATCTCAAGATCGTCCAGAGCTTCGACAGGATGCGCGACAAGCGCGCCGCCTATCTCGCGCTGCGCGAGATCGAAGACAGGCTGGGCGCTTATCTTGGTTCGATCACCTTGATCAATGCTGGCCTTGGCGTTGCCATCGGACTTGCCATGTGGGCCTGGGGCATGCCTTCGCCGGTGCTTTTCGGCTTGATCGGCTTTCTTCTGAACTTCATCCCCTATATCGGGGCGGTTTGCGGCGTCGCCATTGCCTCGGTCGTGGGGCTCTTCGTCTTCGACGACCTCTTCACGCCCCTGATGGTAGCCGCCACCTATCTCGCGCTGACGGCGATCGAAGGCCAACTGGTCACGCCGTATTTCGTTTCGCGCAAGCTGCAACTCAACACCGTCGTCGTCTTCCTGACCGTCGCGCTTTGGGCCTGGCTCTGGTCGGTCCTCGGGATGATCGTCGCCGTGCCCTTGCTGGTGGTGATCCGCGTTCTCGCCGATCATATTCCGGGGCTCGAGAAATTCGGGAACTTCCTGGCGGGTGAACACCCCCCGGCCCTTGCGGACGAAGACGAGGAAGAGGCCCGCGAACTGGTCGATGCCGCAGAGGAAACGGACAACCTGGAAGAAGCGAAGGCAGCAACACAACAATTCTCGACGACCGGCCGATAG
- a CDS encoding GlxA family transcriptional regulator gives MTTQTIVDSRHMPRQADPSSGPAAPRLRIGFLLAPRFTLSAFATFVDVLRLAADDGDGSRPIRCRWSVLSPDMAPIQSSCGVRIEPDERLGDPGQFDYIVTVGGLIEGSPGLSPEHGAFLRKAAAQKVALAGLCTGVFAMARLGLMDGYRCCVSWFHHQDFLAEFELMHPVSDQIFVVDRDRLSCSGGVSAAHLAAFLVDRHLGRAAARKSLSILMIDEPMEGDRPQPGLPLELNARDPIVRRALLAMQQNLHAPLSVARIAKDLGIGRRKLERHFSADIGVPPADASIRIRLAQAKMLLSRSERTVTRIAEETGFCDASHLIRVFRENMGTTPDLWRQEHAGQEVAQI, from the coding sequence ATGACGACACAAACCATTGTCGATTCGCGTCATATGCCACGTCAAGCTGATCCCTCATCCGGCCCCGCCGCACCCAGATTGCGCATCGGCTTTCTGCTGGCGCCACGTTTCACCCTTTCGGCCTTCGCGACGTTCGTGGACGTGCTGCGGCTTGCCGCCGACGATGGTGACGGTTCCCGACCGATCCGCTGCCGCTGGTCGGTGCTTTCCCCCGACATGGCGCCGATCCAATCGTCATGTGGCGTGCGCATCGAGCCGGACGAACGTTTGGGTGACCCCGGCCAATTCGATTACATCGTCACCGTCGGAGGGCTCATCGAGGGCAGCCCGGGCCTTTCGCCCGAACATGGCGCGTTCCTGCGCAAGGCGGCGGCGCAGAAGGTCGCTCTAGCCGGACTGTGCACGGGTGTCTTCGCCATGGCCCGTCTTGGGCTGATGGACGGCTATCGTTGCTGCGTAAGCTGGTTTCACCATCAGGACTTTCTCGCGGAATTCGAACTGATGCATCCCGTGTCGGACCAGATATTCGTGGTGGATCGCGATCGGCTCAGCTGCTCGGGCGGGGTCAGCGCCGCACATCTCGCGGCCTTTCTCGTCGATCGCCACCTCGGCCGTGCCGCCGCAAGAAAGAGTCTCTCGATCCTGATGATCGACGAACCGATGGAGGGCGACCGGCCGCAACCCGGATTGCCGCTGGAACTGAATGCGCGCGATCCGATCGTGCGTCGCGCTCTCCTTGCCATGCAGCAGAACCTCCATGCGCCGCTTTCGGTCGCGCGCATCGCAAAGGATCTGGGAATCGGACGTCGCAAGCTCGAGCGGCATTTCAGCGCCGATATCGGCGTCCCTCCGGCTGATGCCTCGATCCGGATAAGGCTCGCCCAAGCCAAGATGCTGTTGTCGCGCAGCGAACGGACCGTCACCCGCATCGCCGAGGAAACCGGTTTCTGCGACGCCTCGCACCTGATCCGCGTCTTCCGGGAAAACATGGGCACTACCCCGGATCTTTGGCGGCAGGAGCATGCCGGGCAGGAAGTCGCCCAGATTTAG